The DNA region AATCTCAAGCTGAGGATCGTGATACCTATCTAAAAAGACCAGATAAAGGTCGTGTACTTTCTTCAACTTCTAAAGCGATTATTTTAGATAAATCGATTCCTAAAGGATACGACATATTGATTGTAGCTGGTGACGGTTTGTCTGCAAAAGCTATCAATGAAAATTTAATCCCTCTACTTGAAAATTTATTCAAAATTAATGTGCAAAAATCCAATTATAAGATCGCTCCAATAGTTTTAGTGGAAAATGCAAGAGTTGCGATTGGTGATGAAATTGGGGAAATTTTAGAAGCTAAGATTGTAATTCAATTAATAGGAGAGCGGCCAGGTTTGAAGTCTTTTGATAGTTTGGGTGCATACATAACATATGCTCCTAAACTAGGATTGACAGATGAAGTAAGAAATTGTATTTCTAATATCAGAGTCGGTGGTTTATCAAGTCTAATTGCCGCAGATAAGATATATTACCTAATTCAAGAGGCATTTCAACGGAAATTGACAGGTGTACAGTTGAAAGATAATTATTCAAATGATGAATTTACACTTGATAAATC from Rhizosphaericola mali includes:
- the eutC gene encoding ethanolamine ammonia-lyase subunit EutC, translating into MGGKEITEEDFWSKMQQFTSARIGLGHTGISIPMKEVLSFKLAHAHARDAVYSHLDTDNITRQISELGIDLIVLKSQAEDRDTYLKRPDKGRVLSSTSKAIILDKSIPKGYDILIVAGDGLSAKAINENLIPLLENLFKINVQKSNYKIAPIVLVENARVAIGDEIGEILEAKIVIQLIGERPGLKSFDSLGAYITYAPKLGLTDEVRNCISNIRVGGLSSLIAADKIYYLIQEAFQRKLTGVQLKDNYSNDEFTLDKS